From one Flavobacterium kingsejongi genomic stretch:
- a CDS encoding Rrf2 family transcriptional regulator, with protein MISGKFAITLHILTLLSKFPDDFLSSEYIAGSMNMSAVLVRKEIANLKKHAVVESKEGKNGGTRLLKPAAQITLDAIFKMTFDKVSLGYSKNTPNPDCPVGKQINQNLDYLYDDINQKISSTLHTITLEAFTSRF; from the coding sequence ATGATTTCAGGTAAGTTTGCCATAACATTACATATCCTCACACTCCTCTCAAAATTCCCGGATGATTTTTTATCCTCTGAATATATTGCGGGTAGCATGAACATGAGTGCTGTATTGGTACGAAAAGAAATTGCCAACCTGAAAAAACATGCTGTTGTAGAAAGTAAAGAAGGAAAGAATGGTGGTACCCGTTTATTAAAACCTGCTGCACAAATTACACTGGATGCCATTTTCAAAATGACTTTTGATAAAGTTTCCCTGGGATATTCAAAAAACACACCTAATCCCGATTGTCCTGTAGGGAAACAAATTAACCAAAATCTTGACTATCTTTATGATGATATCAACCAAAAGATCAGTAGTACGCTTCATACAATTACATTGGAAGCGTTTACAAGCAGGTTCTGA
- a CDS encoding NAD(P)-dependent oxidoreductase — translation MKIAIIGATGFVGSTLLHEFAGRNHEVTAIARNPKTSVAANVHWVQADVLDTAALAAALEGQDVVVSAYNAGWANPNLYDDFISGSKAIQAAVKKAGVKRFIVIGGGGSLFVAPGLQAVDTPDFPADYKAGATAARDYLNFIKEEKELDWVFFSPAFEMHAGITTGRTGNYRLGLENPVFDENQRSILSVEDLAVVIADEAENQKHHQQRFTAAY, via the coding sequence ATGAAAATAGCTATTATCGGAGCCACAGGATTTGTAGGTTCCACTCTATTACATGAATTTGCGGGCAGAAACCATGAGGTTACTGCCATTGCCCGAAATCCAAAAACATCTGTTGCAGCAAATGTCCATTGGGTACAGGCAGATGTACTCGATACAGCAGCACTTGCTGCCGCCTTAGAAGGTCAGGACGTAGTGGTAAGTGCCTATAATGCAGGCTGGGCCAATCCCAATCTTTATGATGATTTTATCAGCGGCTCAAAAGCCATACAGGCAGCAGTAAAAAAAGCCGGTGTTAAACGTTTTATCGTAATTGGTGGTGGTGGTAGCCTTTTCGTTGCTCCAGGCTTACAAGCTGTAGACACACCCGATTTCCCTGCTGATTATAAAGCCGGTGCCACAGCAGCGCGTGATTACCTGAACTTTATCAAAGAAGAAAAAGAACTGGACTGGGTATTTTTCAGCCCTGCTTTCGAAATGCATGCAGGCATTACTACCGGCAGAACCGGAAACTACCGTTTGGGACTCGAAAATCCTGTATTTGATGAAAACCAAAGAAGCATTTTGTCAGTAGAAGACCTTGCAGTAGTGATCGCTGACGAAGCAGAAAATCAAAAACACCATCAGCAGCGTTTTACCGCAGCCTATTAA